The Eublepharis macularius isolate TG4126 chromosome 7, MPM_Emac_v1.0, whole genome shotgun sequence sequence CTCCTTTAGACCATGATAATCCACAGCTGACCACTTTCTAAAGGATGTTGGTGCAGTAACTTATACATGTGTAGTGAATGGTGTTAGCAGGGATCCCATCCTTTGAGGCCAGGAAACACACACAGCTCCCCAGTGCCCCTGAAGAGGCAAGACATCATCTACAATCATCCCAGCTGCAGATCCAATGATCAGCTCACCAAGATGAATCAGAAGTATAGCTAACACTGCCCAACTTGTGGGCAGAAAGACAAGCCATCCCCTGCTCCTGGGATGGAGAGAGGGAGGCATGTTGGAAGAAAATGCTGGAGCTGAttggaaggaagagaaaaagcagcacaggAAGAATCAAAGGATGGAGCTGAAATCAAGGCCAATATAAGGGTCAGATAACAGGAAATGTAGCTAGGGCAAGAGTGGAGGCAAGATTCCCTAGAAAAGAGAGGAACAAGAGAAGGAGGTAAGGAGGCAAAGGATAGCCTAGCCCCACAATGGTGGAGGCcaagcagggaaaagggaatTCTAAACAGTTAAAGAAGGACTGTAGTGAGGGGAGATGGGCCAGGAACAACCAGGTTCATATCAACTAAGATTGCTCTCCCCCCTATTCTTTGTAACATTTCCCTAACATCTGTGGGTGCTCAGTGAAAGGGTGAGTTGAAGATGCCTCCCCCCCTCCTAAGGTGGGAATTAAACAGTTGTTCCAAACTTATGTTCCTATAGTGATTTATGTAGGCCTATTTGTTCCCTTAAGCTGTTACAAAATATACAGATTGCAACACATTTTACCCAAAGCTGGAAAAGAACTACATCCAAGGAAACTGGGAAGTGCTGTGATATTGCCCTTAAAATACAGGACAGCATGCGCACGAGCATCTGTCTGGGGAAAGTACTAGGAGCCTGAAAAGTTTCTACATGATATGCTTCATAAACACGTCATAGTAGTACGACACAGAAAACTTTATCAGGTTTCTGTAAGCTTTACCATGATACCTACAATAATTTGGGATGCATCTTTACTATATGAACATTTCTCTAGTCTTTCACGTTTGGTTAATGTACACAAATAGATTCTGAAGCAACAGCTACCTCAGCATCAACAACCTGGGTTCAGGATTTTTGTTACATATACAAAACAAGCCTTATATCCAATTGCATCTTTCACCAATTAACATAACTTGAGAAAAGCATAATTGGCTGGATATTGCGCAGGTTTCCCACTAACGGGAGGAGGATTTTTACTAGTTTCTATGCTCTCATTGCAGACTGGGTCCCCAATTgtgcaggagcagcatttcaggacaCACGGGGCTTCAGCCTCTCTGGGGAGGCAAAGAAATTGCACTACACTGATGAAAATCTTCAACAAGATCCAAGCCACTGATTTTATTGTATCTGACCACTGAGATTTAGAAAATGCTTGCATTAAAATAAGCCATATAATACTCTCTCTTGAATAGTTGTTAGTGGTGAAAAGAGCTGACCAGAGTCATCAAAGAAGAAATAAGTATAATTTGTTCTGAACTGAAGGATCTCCTGCTGGGCCGTGCCATATCAGGAGCAGGGTAGCAGAACTCTGGGTTTATATACTTTCCAGTTCTCCCATATAGCTAGTAGACTATTTCATAATTTGTATTAAAAATAAAGTCTTGTACCTTCAAGCCTGTGATGTGAGCAATCATCAATGTGAGGAGTGAATAACTGGCAATATTGAAAGGCACTCCCAATCCCATGTCTCCAGAACGTTGATACAACTGACAGGAGAGCTCACCATTTAAAACATAAAACTGGCAGAGAGCATGACATGGAGGCAAGGCCATTGTAGAGACATCTAGCAAGCAGAAACAGAAGGAAACATTATAAAAGTTCGCGTAATATAAAGAAATAGTTCAAAAATATACCAAATGGAAAAATTTCACCCACACTGTAATCTTGTCAATCTTCCATTGTTTTCTAACCTAATAATTACAACCTCTCACTGTAGACATTATGTGACTATTAATACTCcagtaaataaaaaaaacaagtgTTCTTAAACTATATTGTAAAAAGTTTCTCATTTGCTTGAACTTGTGGTGGCAATTTGTAAAGACTGTCTGCAGAATCAACGCAGAGATTACTAATAAGCTCTAAAAGAGGCTATGTATACATCTGTTACAGACTACAAGGCATACAGGAACCAACATGGAGCCAGATTACGACACACTGTAGTTATTTTAGTGTTTAAGAAAAACTATTAGCAGAAACCTTTATATTATTAATGTCAGGCTAATACCTTTGGGATTCCATGCACACATGATAATTCTTCTGTTGTCTGGATTGTTCCTGATTGTATCAATTACCTGCTGCAACTGATCAACTCCTTGTCCTGTgtaatctggaaaaaatacagaaatacaaACAATAGCATATTTATTAAGAGCTAAAAAACGGACAAACCAAGATCGGTGAACACTTTTAGAAAGAAACTCATGTAACTGTATTGGTAATGGGAACACAAGTGCTGGAGgtatacagttttttttaaaaaaaattatatactcCACCATTCCCCCAACACAGTAAGGCCCAAGTTGGGTGACAAAAATAACCtattaaatctttaaaaaaataaacaggtaaAAATAGCTAAACTTCAGGGGAAATGTTGACATATATGTGATTTATATTTGACTAAAAAATCTCCAAGACATTTAGGTAAACAGATGGAAACCAGATACCAGGATACTGCAGGGATATATATAGTGGGGAAAGGAAGATTCACATTTGGTTTGGAAAAGCGGTGGCAGCAAACTTTATTTAaagtgttatttttgaatttaaagcatttgtatgtGATCCTTTCTATGTAAACATATACATGTGTTTAGATGCTGTTTGTTGGATGGGGGGGTAACTGTAGCGTATAGATAGGAAACATTAAATGGTACAGGGTATGTACTGATAGACAGATAAGGTGTGGTGAGGGAACAAGGTGTTATAAAAAGCAGGTGGATGTTAAAATAGTGTATATGGGAAAAGGTTCAGAATCAGCTAGAGGAAAGTAAGGAGATGTGGGGGAAAGGATTATTTGCAGAGAACTATTGCCTAACATGTTCTATGAATGCAGAAAAAGATAGTTCATAAGATCTGGCTTGAGAAAAGATTCCTGTTCCTAACTTCAGTGTTGGAACAGAAAACAACTGGACAGATGAAAAAGCTAGGAGAAAAGCAACATAGAACAACGCTGAGATTGCTATGGGGACAGCGTGAAAGGAGCACTCCCATATTGTCCAATGTCTTCTCCAGATCACTTTTCTCACCCAGAAATTGGTTATACTATGCTTGTGTCAGAACACATCTTGCTGTTTTGCTGATGTAGCAACCTCCTGCAATTCCTCTCTCTCCCTACTCCCTTACTGTTCTAAATCTCCTTACTTCTCCATCCACATTCCATTATACTCCTTTACACGATTGCAAATGATGATTAAGAAATGAACTCTACCCTCAGAACTGAAGCTACCTCACTAAAAGAAGTCTTTATCTTCCTCACCTGTTTTCATATCTTTGTATTCAGCTCCAAAATGTCTCCACTGGAAACCATAAATTGGACCCAAGTCACCTTCCTCTCTAGAAAAGAATCCCTGCTTGTCTAAGAATTCACGAGAACCATTGGCATCCCAGATCTTGACACCTTTAGCAGAAAGTTCCTTCGCATTTGTAGAACCCTGTGTAGGATAAGGAAGAAGGAATGACAAGTTTCCAGCATGATAATCACAAAGGAATTTGATGCTAATAGCAACTTTTTTTAAACTGTCTAATATATTCTTTAATTCCTTATTATTCAGAAGTTGAACTTCTGGCCCTACTTCATGCACAATAGTGAAATACTCTATTGTAAGGAACTCACTAGTACATACTAGAGATGAAATATTGTATCTAAAGCCTCAAAAATAAAGCATTTCCCAATACTAAAATAAAGGATCAATACAAACAGCACCTTACACTTCGTCAGAATATCTTTTACTATGGTTGTTACAAGCACTATATCCTGCCAACCAGTCATACAAATGCGCACAATTTGTAATCTGAGTGTCTGCTGACAATTTAAGTCAATAGTTAAAACAAGTGTATTATTGTGCAGATGTTTTAATATGGCAGATGCAGATTCCAAACCTGCTGTCCCAAATTAAAATATACTGCCACAAACATTTTTATTCAAAAGCAGGTTTCTTTTTGTCTCAATTATACTTTTTGGTGTTTAAACTATGCATTAATTGAACAATATTTACTGTCACTTCAGGGAGGCAACTGGAAAACAGCAGGAGGCAGGGAGATGGAAAAGACTCTCTGCCCCATGCTGGTCTTCCCCACTTGAACTTCCAGATCCATCAGAGGAATTCCATGGCATAGAAGAAAAAAGTCTATTAGAAACATCACTGGATTACATGCAACAGGTGTTCCACCCATAGTTCCCCTTTAAAACAAACATTGTAACGGTTCCCTTCAACATTATAAAATTACTCTTGGGAAGTACAAACACAACAGGTCATTAGGTTTTTGGGAAGCCAGCAACTTGCTTCCTCTCAGCCTGCAGTCTAAAAGGGGAAGATGGAAATGTCCACCTTTTCTTCCATGATTCTTTGAAGTATTAGGACTTCTTATCCCTTCACAACTTAAAGTGAGGTAGGTGGGGATACAGGAAACATTTTTCCTTCCAATTACAATTGATCCTCCCAAAGGAATAGCAATTCAGTGCTATAAAAAGAAAATGTCCTCATATATTTTCCTTTGCCCCCACCACCTGTACACAAGTCTGAGCCACAAAGTAATAAACAGTAATAGTCTAAAGTACTAGAATATTATCCACCATGTATCATACCTTAATAAACCAAAGTAGTTCTTCAAGTACTCCCTTCCAGAACACTCTTTTTGTTGTTAACAAGGGAAAGTTATCTGAAAACAAGATATTAAAGATGACTGGAAAACATAAGCTATATGAAAATCTCTCATTCCTCAGTATGAAATTAGTTTGTGGAATCTAACCATTTAATCTGTAATTTTCAAGGCAATATTCATGAATAATACTACTTAACTTACACTGAGAAGATTGTTGCCTTACTAGCCAATTCTGATGGCAATATTTCCCATAAAATGGCCTTATttgccctggctgcaaaaaaaaaaaatacaggctaCTGTAGTTCTTAAGGGACCCAATTAATATTTGTACCCATTTCACTTTTTATTACTTTATCTGAAATTGTTAACTGAAAACTGTTCATCCGTTTTATCAGTTTGAATCTATATTGTTCGGACTTTGCTATATTAAGTTTAATCATTCATGTTTCTGTTTATACTCTCTGCTATTTGTGACTTGTAGCCTATGGCTAAATACCATAAATTTACTTACTTACTACTTAATTTAAAAGGAAAACCCTCTGCAgaattttattattaaaacatcaCCTTACAATGAGAAAAAAATTCAGCTTCTTCTTCTACCACCACTGACTTACAGTGACTGACGATGGAAGCACAAAGTTAGTGAAAATATCAAAAAAATATCCCACTCTGAGAAGGTGACAGAGCTTCTTTTAGGCTTGGAACAGCAGAACTAGATTTCAATTGGCTCCTAGTTTTTGGAAACTCTCCGATGTCTAATAACAAGGTTTAAATAACTTGTTTtacgtactaatctcacactgtgtaatccatcttgagtctcagtgaaaaaggagaaccataaatgacttaaa is a genomic window containing:
- the TYMS gene encoding thymidylate synthase, coding for MPACSEARQCPALPQEQPLGAASPPHEELQYLRQVEHILQFGHRKEDRTGTGTISVFGMQTRYNLRDNFPLLTTKRVFWKGVLEELLWFIKGSTNAKELSAKGVKIWDANGSREFLDKQGFFSREEGDLGPIYGFQWRHFGAEYKDMKTDYTGQGVDQLQQVIDTIRNNPDNRRIIMCAWNPKDVSTMALPPCHALCQFYVLNGELSCQLYQRSGDMGLGVPFNIASYSLLTLMIAHITGLKPGEFVHTLGDAHIYLNHIEPLKIQLQREPRPFPKLRILREVENINDFKAEDFKIEGYDPHPAIKMEMAV